The DNA sequence TTTAATCCATTTCACTAAATCTCTGGGGAGGCGGTCTTTTCTACCAATATGAACAAACCTTACTTCCTCCTCGTGCGCATTCTTCAATTCGACTTGGATATTTTTTTTAACAATCGCCATAATCTTTCTTACTTCCTGAGGTGGTCGTTTCCAATTCTCAGTTGAAAAACCCCACAATGTGATTGTGTGCACACCAATTTTTCTGGCACTATCAATCACTTCGCGAATTGCCCTCCCGCCCGCTTCGTGTCCCTTGTTTTCCGGTAACCCGCGCGACCTTGCCCATCTACCATTTCCATCTAGCACAACGGCAATATGATTGGGAATAATTGTCCCCTTTGGTAAACGAATCGTTTCTTTTGTTTCCATGTCAGAAATTATAACACGAATAAATACATTGATATATTTATATTGTATAATCCATAAAAATGAGTTCAATCCAGGACATCGTCACGAAAACTGAAAGCAAAATTGCTAAAGATGCCAAGATTACTTTGATTGAATTTGTAGACAAAATCAATTTGCAATTAGAGGCATATTTTGACAAAGAAATATCCAATGTATTCGGTGTCAGCAACAAGCAAAGGAAACTTTCGAAACACATTTTGGAACATATAAAAGAACACAATATGCGCCCCTGTAAAAGACTCAGGGGGTCTTTTGTTTACTACGGATATAAACTTCTGGGAGGCAAAAATACTAAAGAAATATTGAAAACTTCAATGTGTGCAGAACTTATTCAAACTGCACTCCTCATTCATGATGATTTTATGGATCAGGACGACGTAAGACGTTACAAACCAACCACCCACAAATATTATCAAAGTATCCATAATAATAACTACAAATACGGAGATCCAATTCATTATGGCGATAGCATGGCAGTAGACGCTGGAGACGTGGCTCTCATGCTTGGTTTCGAAATATTAAGTAACAGTAAATTTGACTCGAGTCTAAAAACAAAAGCAATGTCTAGCTATTTAAGAGGAATAGGAAATACAGCTCTTGGTCAGGCATACGATATTACACTGGAAGCGCGAGGTAGTATGGATGAACAAGACGTCTTAGACCTGCACCATGCAAAAACAGCCATATATACATATATCAATCCTCTGCAAACGGGTGCAATTTTAGCAGGTGCCAATGAAGATGATCTTTCGATTATTAATGAATATGCAACATTTGGAGGAATTGCATTTCAAATACAAGACGATGTTTTAGGGTTGTTTGGTGATTCAAATAAAACAGGAAAATCAGCACATGCAGATCTCAAAGAAGGAAAGGTAACACTTCTGACTATTTACTCTTTCAACAACGGTACGGCAAAACAAATAAAAATGCTCAAAAAAATATGGGGAAATAAGGACATCACCGAATCGGATGCCGAAATAGCAAGAAAGATAATAATTGACACAGGTGCCTTGGAACACTCGAAACAAATTTCAATAAAATACGCCAAAAAAGCGCAACGTGTCATTCCAAAAATGAAAAAAAAGGGATGGAATTATCAGGCGATTAATTATTTAGACGGAATAGCACAGTACATGATTGAAAGAGATCTTTGAATTATCTACAGTCTTTAATCAATTCCAGCGGAAAGTTAATTCCATTATTAAAATCGTTTACAACTTGTAAAATCCCTGGTCGTAATTTACAACTTCCTTTAATTAAATTGTCTACTGTTTCAAACTTGGCATTTCCAATATCACTTCCATCGATATGTTGTAAATCAATTTCATCATTCGTTTCAGCCGAAAACGCTACTCCAAGTGCACCTTTTATTAAGTAGAGTCCGATTACATTCTTAACAACAATTTCCTTAATTCCCGTTTCTTCTGCCACTTCCCGCTTTATAGCCTCTATTAGAGATTCATTCTCCTCAACATGACCGGAGGGCAATCCATACATCCCACTTTCTTTGCCAAGATTTGCTCGTGCACGCTTTTCTTCTACAATTACAATTCGTGACATATCCGATTTATTGTATAAAACTACCCCGACACCAGTTATTACATTGTTCATTAATTATATTTTATAAGTTGTGCTTTGCTGAGGTGCGACAAACTATTTACTCCCAATCCAAACATCGTTGTTTTCAACTCCAATCCCAATCGATCAATCATATCTTCCACCTCTTTAGTCGATTGAAGTGCCGCTTGTGCAAATGGCGTAGCTAATCCAACCATGTCACTACCAAGTGAAATTGCTTTTGCAATATCAATCCCATTTCTTACTCCGCCACTTCCTAAAATGGTCATCTTTCCTCTTTTCTCAACTTTCACTTTTTTAGCCATATTAATTGACTCGGTTGTTGGTATTCCCCAGTTACTAAATAGTGTTCCTAGATTCCTATCCGCCTTTCCTCGCATTGCTTCGACATATGACCAATTTGTCCCGCCCCAACCTGCAGTATCAAATATTCGTATACCAATGTTATATAACCTGCGAATTACACCATCGGACAAACCAAATCCGACTTCTTTTGCAATAACCGGGACCTTAACAACCTTAACAACTTTTTCCAGTTTGGGAAGTAAATTTTCCCAATTTCTGTCTCCCTCCGGTTGGATAATTTCCTGAATCGGATTTATGTGGATAACCAATGCATCTGCTTCAATCATATCCACACACCTCAAATACTCCTTGTGAGTAAAACCATAATTTAATTGAACTATCCCCACATTGGCCATCAAAGGGACACTAGGTGCCACACTACGCGCCTTAAACAACGATTCCAGTTCTTTATGTTCTATCGCAACTCTTTGACTTCCCACCCCCATAGCAATTCCTTTCTTTTGAGCGGCTTTGGCTAGGTTTCTATTGATTCTAAGTCCTTCCTTAACGCCACCTGTCATACAGGAAATGAAGAATGGATAATTAACTTTTTTACCCAGAAACGAAGTTGATGTGTCAATTTTGTCAAAATCGATTTCAGGGAGTGCGTTGTGGATAAATCGATAATTATCAAAGCCACTATTACCTATTTGTGCGCCTTCTGACAGGGCAATTTTCAAATGGTCAATTTTTCTTTTTGCAACATCACCTTTTTTATTTCTCATTTACTTATACGCTATTATCGTACCAACAAACGGTTTGTTGTGATAAGCGTTAATTAGATTATTTTTCAAATTTCCATTTATGATATATGACGAGATGTTTTCCCGTTTAGACAATTCAAGTGCTTCTTTGACTTTTGTATTCATTCCACCAGTAACATCAATTCCAGCCGAAGAACCGATTTCGTTTTGAATTTTGGAATATATTTTTGCATCAATTTTTTCAATCGTCTTTCCATGTCGATCGTACACACCATGTGTTATACCGCAATATATGATTTTTTCTATTTCGTAAGTATGTCTAAACGACCTGGCTAAGTGATTCAACACCATTTCAGTCGAAGCGATTGTACAACCAACGGTTTGGTCAAATATTACGTCACCATAAACAACAGGAACAATTTTATTGTTAAGAGCAACAATTATCGGTTTGATATAACTGCTAACAATTTTGCCTTTGTTTGAAATCATAAAACTTGAGGGTGAAAAGGAAACGGCTTGAATGTTGGCTTTGATAAGCTGCTCTGTCAAAATACGGTTTAATTTCGATGCCGCATCTTGAACCTTGGCAATTCCCATATAACTGTTGTCATTAATTACCCCCAGATTAGTCTGATATTTTTTTGCCGGAAAATGAGGATAGGATCCCCCACCATGGCCGATTATAAACTTGCGGCTTTTGTCGTTTTGAATATTTGAGAGTTCTCTTGCAAGTCGCGCAATGGTACCCTTGCGCTCGGTAAAAGGTTGTGTCTTGTCGGTTATAAGACTTCCACCAAGTTTAATTAAAGTTAACTTTTCCATCCTAGAATAAATGTTTATTTGATGTTCTTACTCCCAGACACGGTCTATTAACAATTGTAAATTGCACTTCGGAAATATCATGTAATAGTTTTTGCACTCTTTTAATATTTTTTTCTTCACAAATAACATGAACATTAGGCCCTGCGTCAATTGTAAAATAACACTGTAAACCATTTTGTCTTGCAAAAAGGATCTCCTGCATTATTTTCATTGTCCCGCCATTCCAATAGTAAATTGGCGGATCGGATGTCATCATGACAGCATGCATTGAAGTACTATCTTGTTCGATGCAATAACCCAATTTTTCAAAATCTTTTTTTATAATCGCATCTTTCGTCCACTTTATGCGTCTCTGCATTTCTTTGATTCTTGTTTCATAGTAAGGACAAGTTTTTGTCAGCAAATGTCCTCTTGACGAAGAAGTGTGTTTTTTCTCAGGATCTACAACTGCCACTATATCGACAAGCTTCCAGTGGTTTTCGTCGGCAATTTGTTCGGCGTAACTTTCCTTGTGTGACTTTCCGGTTTTAAATTCGACAAATCCTCCATATGCCGACCGAACCGCAGAACCCGAACCGCAGAACCTAATTTGTCGAGATAATTCTTTTTTGTCAAGAAACTTTTCCTCTAAACCATATGCAATTAATAAAGCTGCCGTTAGTGCAGAAAAACTGGATGCTGATGCTGCAATTCCGGCATCAGATGGAAAATTGTTCTCCGATCTGATAAATACTTTTTCCTTTTTTCCGGCATCTTTGCGTATTCTTGCTACCTGATCAAAAAGATTTTTCTGCTTGATCGAATTACTTTCAAGTTTTTTATATTCTTCGCCATAGTATTTAACTTCAATAACATCTTCTTTTAAATCAGGGTTTGTTTGCACAGTCGCTGTCGTGAGACAGCCATCCATTGTCATAGAAATATTGTTATTTCTTGGAATAAAAAGTTTTTCGTTTTTCCTTCCCCAATATTTAATGAAGGCAATATTTGCAGGAGAAACAACGCTTATTTTCATAAGAATAGGATTAGCATTATAGACAATTTAATACTAAAAATCACCTCAATTCATCCATGGCTAATAAAGATTTGTTAAGTTAGCAAAACAAACTTACCTCTTTGGAGACTGTTTTTGCTTTCTTGCTCTACCACCCGTACCCGGTTTTCTTCTCTCTCTTTGGCGGGCATCTCTTGTCAGAAGTCCTGCTAATTTTAAAGGAGTTCGGAATTTTTCTTCATCTTCTTTTGAAAAAGCTTTAGCAATCCCATTGACAACTGCATCTAATTGACCATTTTTGCCTCCGCCAATTACTCTAACCGTCACATAATATTTTCCAGCAGTTTGGGTCAACTCGAACGGTTTGTTCCATTTCTCAGACATTACCTTGCCGGGAAAGTACTTACCTATCGGTTGATCGTTAACCATACTTTGGTCTTTCCCTTTAAATAACCGTACTCTAGCAGAAGCTGTTTTTCTTCTTCCGACGGCAAATGTATATTTTTGTTTTAATTGCATAGTGTTTGTATTTATGATGCTTTTATTTTATCTTCATATGGATGTTTTTCACCCGAATACACTTTCATGCGCCTTAAGCGCGCTTTGTGCAAACGATTTTTGGGTAACATTCCTGAAACTGCATGTTCGACAACTTTGGCTGGGCTATCGGAAAATAATTTCTTGAAAGCAATTTCCTTGAAACCACCGGGGAACCCCGAATGTTTATAATACACCTTTTTGTCGGTTTTTCCTCCGGTAACGACCAATTCCGCCGCATTTATTACAACAACATAATCACCCATATCCAAATGCGGAGCATACTTAACCTTGTGTTTACCCATCAAAAATTTGGCAATTTTTGTTGACATTCTTCCAAGAACTTCTCCTTTGGCGTCAACTACGTGCCAATTCCTGACAATTTCTTTTTCTTTAGGTTGATATGTTTTTTTCATTTTTTCTTTCTCTCAAGTATTTTCTTTAACTTACCTTTATTGCCAACTTTCTTTTCTTTTTTCAGAGATGCTTTTTCTTTTGACTTTTTTGTTTTTTTGAGCGATGCTTTTGGGGCTATTATTATGTCATTACTCCATGAGAGCTTAACCAATTTAGCCGCATCTCCTCTTCTAATACCTGCTCCCACAACTTTGGTATAACCACCGATTCTGTCCTTTAGTGACAGGGCAATGTTTTTTACCAACGCGTCTGTCGTTTTTCTGTCATTACCCAAGTACGCATACAAGCGTCTGCGTGATGCCAAATCGTCTTTTTTGGCTAAATTAACCAATTTGTCAATATCACCGGTTACTGCTTTCGCTTTAACGACAGTTGTTGTTATTGTACCGTGAATAATCAATGATTTAATCAACGACCTAAACAACGCTGTTCGTGAACCGCGATTTCTTGACAGTTTATATCCAAGTTTTCTTTTTTTCATGTTATTTAAACTAAAGGCAGGTTCGATGAAAAACTAACCAAATTCCGATTAAAGGAATTTGGTTAGTTTAATATCTCGAGATCTCTTTCTCCCAACGCTACTTCAACAATCTTTACGGATTTCTCGCCAAGATTCCTCACTTTTACAAGATCGGCTCTCTTTGCGTTAACCAAATCTTCAATTGTGTCATAGCCCGCTTTGATTAAAGCATTTGCTACGCGTGTGGGAAGACCTACTTCCTCAACCGAAAGATTTCCAATCGGTCCAAGACCGGATTCCTTTTTCTCTTCTTTCTTCTCAACCTTTTTAGGCAATACAATTTGATTGAAATAATCAATCAAAATTTTTGATGCCGATACTACAGCGTCTTTCGGAGATACCGTACCGTCAGTCCAGACTTCGATTATTAATTTATCATAGTCTGTCAATCTTCCGACACGAGTTTCCTCGACTCTATAGTCAACTCTGTTTACTGGTGAAAAAGAAGCGTCCATAGGAATAAGTCCGATTTCTCCCGTCTTTCTTTCTTCAGCAGGAGAATAACCAACTCCTTTTTCAATTATTAGATCAGCCTCAAGCTTTGCATCTTTATTCAAAACTGCAAGTACCAAGTCCGGATTAGCAATCTTTACAGATGAATCACATTGAATGTCTTTTGCTTTCACTTCACCAGGTCCTGATACTGAAATTTTTGCCTTCGCAGGTTTGTCACCTTCATACTGAAATCTTACTTTCTTCAAATTCAAAACAAACTCGACAACATCCTCTTTCATTCCTTTAAGTGTTGAAAACTGATGTTTAACTCCGGAAATTCTTACGGAAGTAACGACTGCTCCTGCCATACTGCTAAGAAGGACTCTTCTTAACGAATTACCAAGAGTAGTTCCAAAACCTTGCGCCAAAGGAGAAATGACAAACTTCGAGTAATCAACTTTTGTCTCTTCTTCTTTAATTTCAAAAAATGGATCGTTCATATAATTCACCTCCCTTCGTTTACCAATCCGTTTAAGGTATTGGTAAACACTAGTTTACCTAGAATAAAACTCAATTATATCTTGTTCAGAAATTGGCTCAATCACATCTTCACGAACCGGCTCTTTTTCAATTTTCCCGACAATCGCTTTTCTTTTTAACCAATTAGGTATCGTAACATCTTTTTTGTCCAAATAGATTTTTATAGATGGGATTGCAGCCGCTTTAGTTGTTATGCTGACGGTTTCACCAATCCTTACTTGGTATGATGGAATGTTTACTTTTTTCCCATTCACCAACACGTGCCGGTGAGAAACTAATTGTCTGGCTGCAGGACGAGTTGGCGCGAAACCAAGCCTGTAAACCACATTGTCGAGTCTTTTTTCCAGTATGGAAAGTAACCTTTCCCCAGTATTTCCTTTTGATTTAATTGCTGTTTGATAATAACCCTTAAATTGTTTTTCCAATACTCCATAAATTCTTTTTACCTTTTGTTTTTCTCTCAATTGTTTACCATATTGAGATGACTTTCTAGCTCCTTTTGGTCCATGAACTCCAGGCAAAACCGCAAGTCGCGTTAGTTTTGCACCCTTAGCAAAAATGTCATACACTTCTCTTCTTGATAATCTATCTTTTGGTCCGTTATATTTTGCCATATATTTTTATTACACTCTCCTCCGTTTGCGTGGTCTTGGACCATTGTGCGGAATCGGTGTTACATCGGAAATTGATGATATTTTCAAACCTGCAGCTCGAATCGCTCTCAATGCGGCATCTCGTCCGGGACCAGGCCCTTTAATAAAAACCTCCACTTGTCTTAAATTATATTCTTCCATCGCGCTTTTTACCGCTTTTTCAACAGCAGACGTAGCGGCAAAAGGTGTGGACTTTCTGGTTCCTTTAAATCCCGATGCCCCCGAAGATCCCCAGACAAAAACTTCCCCTTTTTCGTCGGTTATCGAAATAAGCGTGTTATTAAAAGACGCCGATATATAAATTCTCCCTGTTTCAACTTGTTTTTTCTGTTTTGCCATATTTTATTTATTCTGTGTTTGCTGAATCTTTGCCAAAGCTTCTTTCCTGAATGCTCCAACAGTCTTTCTTTTTCCTCTTTTTGTACGAGCATTGCTTTTTGTTCGTTGTCCTCGAACCGGTAAACCCCTTGAATGCCTCATTCCCCGATAACTACCAATAACTTGAAGCCTATTTATATTGCTTCTTACCTGTCGTGCCAGTTCACCTTCGTTGGGATATTTTTCTATCTCCGATGCAATTTTTGCCACCACATCGGCCGAAATTTCGGAAACTCTTTTTGAACCATCAACCTTCACCGCTTCAAGTATCTTTCTGGACATAGCCCAACCAATACCTTTAATTTTGGTTAACGCATAATCAACCTTCCAATTATCTTTTAATTCTATACCCGTAATTCTTGTCATAAATTTATTTACCCCTGTCGTCTTTTGCGGCGGGGGCTTTTTTTGTTAATCCGATACAGTCTACCACGACGTCTCACTAAAATATCGTCTTTGTTTTGTTTTTTTACTGATGCTTGAACTTTCATTTTGTATTATCTTTTTCCTAATTTATAAACAATTCTTCCTCTTTCTTTGTCATACTTTGTCATTTCGACAATTACTTTATCACCTGGGAAAATCCTTACATACCTTCTTCGCATTTTCCCCTTCAATGTCGCCAAAATTATCCTGCCGTCTTTTAGTTCGACTTTGAACATCGTGTTAGGAAGTGCTTCGAGCACATCTCCTTCAATTTCAGTTGACTCATTCATTGGGCGTTTTATACAAGAAAAAGGCTAATTTAGACTTAAATTAGCCTTACTTTTATACTCTAGTTAAAACCAGAGGACCGTTTTTGGTTACCGCAACAGTCTCTTCATAAAGCGCTGATATTGTACCATCCTGAGTTGAAATTGTCCACTTGTCAGGCATAAGCTTAATCTCATAAGATCCAAAAGCATACATGATTTCTATTGCAATTACCAATCCCTCCAGCAATTCTTCGTCCCGATAGCTTCTTCCAACTACATAACAAGGTATCTGTGGATCCTCATGTAATTCCCGACCCACACCATGACCCACAAGCGATCTTACGGGACTATAGCCGGCACCTTCAATGGTACTTTGCAGCGCCCTCGAAATATCGGAAACGTGATTACCTGGAATAGCCATTCCGATTGCTTTATCCAAAGCTTTTTCGCCGGCAAGTAAGAATTCTTTTGTTGTATTGTCAACACCAAGCCCTTTACTTACAGACGTATCTGTATGAAAACCTTTATAGTATAGTCCGACATCGACACTCACCACGTCACCTTTTTTGAAAATTACTTCTT is a window from the Candidatus Woesebacteria bacterium genome containing:
- a CDS encoding polyprenyl synthetase family protein; translation: MSSIQDIVTKTESKIAKDAKITLIEFVDKINLQLEAYFDKEISNVFGVSNKQRKLSKHILEHIKEHNMRPCKRLRGSFVYYGYKLLGGKNTKEILKTSMCAELIQTALLIHDDFMDQDDVRRYKPTTHKYYQSIHNNNYKYGDPIHYGDSMAVDAGDVALMLGFEILSNSKFDSSLKTKAMSSYLRGIGNTALGQAYDITLEARGSMDEQDVLDLHHAKTAIYTYINPLQTGAILAGANEDDLSIINEYATFGGIAFQIQDDVLGLFGDSNKTGKSAHADLKEGKVTLLTIYSFNNGTAKQIKMLKKIWGNKDITESDAEIARKIIIDTGALEHSKQISIKYAKKAQRVIPKMKKKGWNYQAINYLDGIAQYMIERDL
- a CDS encoding NUDIX hydrolase, which codes for MNNVITGVGVVLYNKSDMSRIVIVEEKRARANLGKESGMYGLPSGHVEENESLIEAIKREVAEETGIKEIVVKNVIGLYLIKGALGVAFSAETNDEIDLQHIDGSDIGNAKFETVDNLIKGSCKLRPGILQVVNDFNNGINFPLELIKDCR
- a CDS encoding type 2 isopentenyl-diphosphate Delta-isomerase; amino-acid sequence: MRNKKGDVAKRKIDHLKIALSEGAQIGNSGFDNYRFIHNALPEIDFDKIDTSTSFLGKKVNYPFFISCMTGGVKEGLRINRNLAKAAQKKGIAMGVGSQRVAIEHKELESLFKARSVAPSVPLMANVGIVQLNYGFTHKEYLRCVDMIEADALVIHINPIQEIIQPEGDRNWENLLPKLEKVVKVVKVPVIAKEVGFGLSDGVIRRLYNIGIRIFDTAGWGGTNWSYVEAMRGKADRNLGTLFSNWGIPTTESINMAKKVKVEKRGKMTILGSGGVRNGIDIAKAISLGSDMVGLATPFAQAALQSTKEVEDMIDRLGLELKTTMFGLGVNSLSHLSKAQLIKYN
- a CDS encoding isopentenyl phosphate kinase family protein codes for the protein MEKLTLIKLGGSLITDKTQPFTERKGTIARLARELSNIQNDKSRKFIIGHGGGSYPHFPAKKYQTNLGVINDNSYMGIAKVQDAASKLNRILTEQLIKANIQAVSFSPSSFMISNKGKIVSSYIKPIIVALNNKIVPVVYGDVIFDQTVGCTIASTEMVLNHLARSFRHTYEIEKIIYCGITHGVYDRHGKTIEKIDAKIYSKIQNEIGSSAGIDVTGGMNTKVKEALELSKRENISSYIINGNLKNNLINAYHNKPFVGTIIAYK
- the mvaD gene encoding diphosphomevalonate decarboxylase, with the translated sequence MKISVVSPANIAFIKYWGRKNEKLFIPRNNNISMTMDGCLTTATVQTNPDLKEDVIEVKYYGEEYKKLESNSIKQKNLFDQVARIRKDAGKKEKVFIRSENNFPSDAGIAASASSFSALTAALLIAYGLEEKFLDKKELSRQIRFCGSGSAVRSAYGGFVEFKTGKSHKESYAEQIADENHWKLVDIVAVVDPEKKHTSSSRGHLLTKTCPYYETRIKEMQRRIKWTKDAIIKKDFEKLGYCIEQDSTSMHAVMMTSDPPIYYWNGGTMKIMQEILFARQNGLQCYFTIDAGPNVHVICEEKNIKRVQKLLHDISEVQFTIVNRPCLGVRTSNKHLF
- the rpsI gene encoding 30S ribosomal protein S9, whose translation is MQLKQKYTFAVGRRKTASARVRLFKGKDQSMVNDQPIGKYFPGKVMSEKWNKPFELTQTAGKYYVTVRVIGGGKNGQLDAVVNGIAKAFSKEDEEKFRTPLKLAGLLTRDARQRERRKPGTGGRARKQKQSPKR
- the rplM gene encoding 50S ribosomal protein L13; this translates as MKKTYQPKEKEIVRNWHVVDAKGEVLGRMSTKIAKFLMGKHKVKYAPHLDMGDYVVVINAAELVVTGGKTDKKVYYKHSGFPGGFKEIAFKKLFSDSPAKVVEHAVSGMLPKNRLHKARLRRMKVYSGEKHPYEDKIKAS
- the rplQ gene encoding 50S ribosomal protein L17, which translates into the protein MKKRKLGYKLSRNRGSRTALFRSLIKSLIIHGTITTTVVKAKAVTGDIDKLVNLAKKDDLASRRRLYAYLGNDRKTTDALVKNIALSLKDRIGGYTKVVGAGIRRGDAAKLVKLSWSNDIIIAPKASLKKTKKSKEKASLKKEKKVGNKGKLKKILERKKK
- a CDS encoding DNA-directed RNA polymerase subunit alpha, which encodes MNDPFFEIKEEETKVDYSKFVISPLAQGFGTTLGNSLRRVLLSSMAGAVVTSVRISGVKHQFSTLKGMKEDVVEFVLNLKKVRFQYEGDKPAKAKISVSGPGEVKAKDIQCDSSVKIANPDLVLAVLNKDAKLEADLIIEKGVGYSPAEERKTGEIGLIPMDASFSPVNRVDYRVEETRVGRLTDYDKLIIEVWTDGTVSPKDAVVSASKILIDYFNQIVLPKKVEKKEEKKESGLGPIGNLSVEEVGLPTRVANALIKAGYDTIEDLVNAKRADLVKVRNLGEKSVKIVEVALGERDLEILN
- the rpsD gene encoding 30S ribosomal protein S4, with translation MAKYNGPKDRLSRREVYDIFAKGAKLTRLAVLPGVHGPKGARKSSQYGKQLREKQKVKRIYGVLEKQFKGYYQTAIKSKGNTGERLLSILEKRLDNVVYRLGFAPTRPAARQLVSHRHVLVNGKKVNIPSYQVRIGETVSITTKAAAIPSIKIYLDKKDVTIPNWLKRKAIVGKIEKEPVREDVIEPISEQDIIEFYSR
- the rpsK gene encoding 30S ribosomal protein S11, which encodes MAKQKKQVETGRIYISASFNNTLISITDEKGEVFVWGSSGASGFKGTRKSTPFAATSAVEKAVKSAMEEYNLRQVEVFIKGPGPGRDAALRAIRAAGLKISSISDVTPIPHNGPRPRKRRRV
- the rpsM gene encoding 30S ribosomal protein S13; the encoded protein is MTRITGIELKDNWKVDYALTKIKGIGWAMSRKILEAVKVDGSKRVSEISADVVAKIASEIEKYPNEGELARQVRSNINRLQVIGSYRGMRHSRGLPVRGQRTKSNARTKRGKRKTVGAFRKEALAKIQQTQNK
- the rpmJ gene encoding 50S ribosomal protein L36, translating into MKVQASVKKQNKDDILVRRRGRLYRINKKSPRRKRRQG
- the infA gene encoding translation initiation factor IF-1 codes for the protein MNESTEIEGDVLEALPNTMFKVELKDGRIILATLKGKMRRRYVRIFPGDKVIVEMTKYDKERGRIVYKLGKR
- the map gene encoding type I methionyl aminopeptidase, with translation MHIKSDQEIKLMQEGGKLLAGVKNTLAECVSVGVSAWEIEEKARELIKKTGGEPSFMRVPGYHWATCINVNEGIVHGIPKKEVIFKKGDVVSVDVGLYYKGFHTDTSVSKGLGVDNTTKEFLLAGEKALDKAIGMAIPGNHVSDISRALQSTIEGAGYSPVRSLVGHGVGRELHEDPQIPCYVVGRSYRDEELLEGLVIAIEIMYAFGSYEIKLMPDKWTISTQDGTISALYEETVAVTKNGPLVLTRV